One Natranaerovirga hydrolytica genomic region harbors:
- a CDS encoding nucleotidyltransferase family protein, whose product MAIEGVILAAGFSSRANAFKMALDFDGRSILQRNIESMYPYCQRMIVVGGYKIDKIKDLTASYNKVEVVFNTDYEKGMFSSVKKGVACVKAEKFFFTPGDYPLITDSILQGLLNAQGQVIIPMFQGRKGHPIMMTKEMIPKILKEPVESNLKVCLQKESITLVEVQEKGILLDVDTMEDYHKAKAYYNKKKNKH is encoded by the coding sequence ATGGCTATAGAAGGTGTAATTTTAGCGGCAGGTTTTTCTAGTCGAGCCAACGCTTTTAAAATGGCGTTAGACTTTGATGGTAGAAGTATTTTACAAAGAAATATTGAATCCATGTATCCTTATTGTCAACGTATGATTGTTGTTGGCGGGTATAAAATAGATAAAATAAAAGACTTAACGGCTTCATATAATAAAGTAGAAGTGGTTTTTAATACAGATTATGAAAAAGGTATGTTTTCTTCTGTGAAAAAAGGTGTCGCTTGTGTTAAGGCAGAAAAATTCTTTTTTACACCAGGGGATTATCCTCTTATAACAGACTCTATATTACAAGGGTTATTAAATGCACAAGGTCAAGTTATTATTCCTATGTTTCAAGGAAGAAAAGGGCATCCCATAATGATGACAAAAGAGATGATTCCTAAAATACTTAAAGAACCTGTAGAGTCTAATTTAAAAGTCTGTCTTCAAAAAGAAAGCATAACTTTAGTAGAGGTTCAAGAAAAAGGTATCTTATTAGATGTAGATACTATGGAAGATTATCATAAAGCCAAAGCATATTATAACAAAAAGAAGAATAAACATTGA
- a CDS encoding YgeY family selenium metabolism-linked hydrolase: MKEEKIQELINVCQRLIQIPSYSGEEDEVVKEIVDLMYSYGYDEVIVDEYGSVIGKIIGKKEGPKILLDAHIDTVVVSDSSKWTKDPFGGEIVDGKIYGRGTSDMKGALSAMIMAGSYFTEELDKDFSGEIYVAGVVHEECFEGVAARNISKKVNPDYVIIGEASELNIKCGQRGRAEIVLETFGKPAHSANPETGINAVYGASLLINGIQALPSTTHDVLGKGILELTDIISSPYPGASVVPDYCRITYDRRLLVGETQEDVLKPLNEIINKMMEENPWLDAKVSYAKGEELCHTGNTIKGTRFFPAWLYDEQSDFIDASLKGLQSIGIHANITQYSFCTNGSHYAGEAGIKTLGFGPSKENLAHTIDEYIEIEQLSGAYNGYVKIIETLTSLV; encoded by the coding sequence ATGAAAGAAGAAAAAATTCAAGAACTCATTAACGTATGTCAAAGACTCATACAAATCCCCAGTTATTCTGGAGAAGAAGATGAAGTGGTTAAAGAAATTGTAGACTTAATGTATTCATATGGTTACGATGAGGTCATTGTAGATGAATATGGTAGTGTCATTGGTAAAATTATAGGGAAAAAAGAAGGCCCTAAAATTTTATTAGATGCCCATATTGATACAGTGGTTGTTTCTGATTCTAGTAAATGGACTAAAGATCCTTTTGGAGGAGAAATAGTTGACGGGAAGATTTATGGCAGAGGAACATCGGATATGAAAGGCGCTTTAAGCGCTATGATTATGGCAGGCAGCTATTTTACTGAAGAATTGGATAAAGATTTTTCAGGCGAAATCTATGTTGCTGGCGTGGTTCATGAAGAATGTTTTGAGGGTGTTGCTGCAAGAAATATCAGTAAAAAAGTTAATCCCGATTATGTTATTATTGGTGAAGCATCAGAGCTCAATATAAAATGTGGTCAAAGAGGAAGAGCAGAAATTGTATTGGAGACCTTTGGAAAACCGGCTCATTCAGCCAATCCAGAAACAGGCATTAATGCAGTTTATGGCGCATCGTTATTAATTAATGGGATTCAGGCGTTACCAAGTACCACGCATGACGTATTAGGCAAAGGCATTTTAGAATTAACAGATATTATATCCTCGCCTTATCCAGGAGCATCTGTTGTGCCTGATTATTGTAGGATTACTTATGACAGAAGATTATTGGTAGGGGAAACCCAAGAAGATGTATTAAAACCTTTAAATGAAATTATAAATAAAATGATGGAAGAGAACCCTTGGTTAGATGCCAAAGTCAGTTATGCCAAAGGAGAAGAACTATGTCATACAGGCAATACAATAAAGGGCACACGATTTTTTCCAGCTTGGTTATATGATGAGCAATCAGACTTTATTGACGCATCTTTGAAAGGCTTACAATCCATAGGAATCCATGCCAATATCACACAATATTCTTTTTGTACCAACGGCAGTCATTATGCTGGTGAGGCAGGTATTAAGACATTAGGGTTTGGACCTTCCAAAGAAAACCTTGCTCATACGATAGATGAATACATTGAAATAGAGCAATTGAGTGGAGCATATAACGGTTATGTTAAAATTATTGAAACCTTAACTTCTCTTGTTTAA
- a CDS encoding N-acyl-D-amino-acid deacylase family protein, producing the protein MKTKIENAYIIDGTNKSGYMGEIYIEKGIIQEVEKHIDGVFDKVIDAEGRVVSPGFIDTHSHSDLKVLVDNYISPKIHQGITTEILGQDGISMAPLPIQYVDDWRKNIAGLDGESDSINWNYITTDGYLSELEYNGLITNAAYLAPHGNIRMEAMGLSNKKAKTKDIELMKDILQRELDAGAIGLSSGLIYIPCAYGDLKELIELNKVVAKNNGIFVVHQRSEANTIIDSMKEIIEIGRQSGVKIHFSHFKICGKNNWNKADEILKLLDDAKKEGIAVSFDQYPYTAGSTMLSVILPPWAHAGGTNKLMARLQDHKARKKIIKDILKTNCKWDNFVEFAGLDGIYITSVKTEKNKIVIGKNLIELGAIKQKKPLEATLDLLLEEENSVGMIDYYGSEENVVAFLKREEQNVCTDGLLGGKPHPRAYGAFPRVIYEYVMNQEVLKLEEAIYKMTGKPAEVFQLDKRGKIAPGYWADIVIFEKSEIKDMGTYLEPDQYPIGIKMVIVNGTVVLEDNMEYRIASGKCLRKNNKKT; encoded by the coding sequence ATGAAAACTAAAATAGAAAATGCATATATTATTGATGGAACAAATAAAAGTGGCTATATGGGAGAAATATATATTGAAAAAGGCATCATTCAAGAAGTCGAAAAACATATAGATGGTGTGTTTGACAAAGTGATTGATGCAGAAGGTCGCGTGGTGTCTCCAGGCTTTATAGATACCCATAGTCATTCAGATTTGAAAGTGTTAGTAGACAATTATATTAGCCCTAAAATACATCAAGGTATTACCACTGAAATACTGGGTCAAGATGGCATTTCAATGGCACCTTTACCGATTCAATATGTAGATGATTGGAGAAAAAACATTGCAGGATTAGACGGTGAAAGCGATAGCATTAATTGGAACTATATCACCACAGATGGTTACTTAAGTGAATTGGAATACAATGGTTTAATTACCAATGCAGCTTATCTCGCACCCCATGGTAACATTCGAATGGAAGCGATGGGGCTATCCAATAAAAAAGCCAAAACAAAAGACATTGAATTAATGAAAGACATTCTTCAAAGAGAATTAGATGCTGGTGCCATTGGTTTATCCAGTGGTTTGATATATATTCCTTGTGCTTATGGTGATCTCAAAGAGCTCATAGAATTGAATAAAGTAGTGGCTAAAAATAATGGGATTTTTGTCGTTCATCAACGAAGTGAGGCCAACACCATTATTGATTCTATGAAAGAAATTATAGAAATAGGAAGACAATCCGGTGTGAAAATACATTTTTCTCATTTTAAGATTTGTGGCAAAAACAATTGGAACAAAGCAGATGAGATTCTAAAATTATTAGATGATGCAAAAAAAGAAGGCATTGCAGTATCTTTTGATCAGTACCCTTATACAGCAGGAAGCACCATGCTTAGTGTTATACTACCACCTTGGGCACATGCAGGTGGAACCAATAAATTGATGGCAAGGTTACAAGATCATAAAGCTCGAAAAAAAATCATTAAAGATATTTTAAAAACCAATTGCAAATGGGATAACTTTGTAGAGTTTGCTGGATTAGATGGCATATACATTACCAGTGTCAAAACTGAAAAAAATAAAATAGTTATTGGAAAAAACCTTATAGAGCTGGGTGCCATTAAACAGAAGAAACCATTAGAAGCTACCTTAGATTTGTTATTAGAAGAAGAGAATAGTGTGGGTATGATTGATTATTATGGTAGTGAAGAGAATGTGGTTGCATTTTTAAAAAGAGAAGAACAAAATGTTTGTACCGATGGATTGCTAGGGGGTAAACCTCATCCTAGAGCATATGGTGCCTTTCCAAGAGTTATTTATGAATATGTTATGAATCAAGAGGTCTTAAAATTAGAAGAAGCCATTTATAAAATGACTGGTAAACCAGCAGAAGTCTTCCAATTGGATAAAAGAGGAAAGATAGCGCCTGGTTACTGGGCAGATATTGTTATTTTTGAAAAATCAGAGATAAAAGATATGGGTACTTATCTTGAACCAGACCAATACCCAATAGGGATAAAAATGGTTATAGTTAATGGAACTGTGGTATTAGAAGACAATATGGAATATAGAATTGCATCAGGAAAATGTTTGCGAAAAAACAATAAAAAAACTTAA
- the moaA gene encoding GTP 3',8-cyclase MoaA, which yields MKDNYGRTINYLRVSVTNRCNLKCQYCIPKSMTYKENEKALLSLDELYQVIKAYCEIGINKVRITGGEPLVREGIIEWISRVSKLPQIKDLAMTTNGVLLKKYAKDLKEAGLNRLNISLDSLDPDSYKSITGGGQLSSVLEGIQTAQMVGLAEIKINTVLIKDFNDHCITSFVDWTKKEAIDVRFIELMPIGEGIQWSKDRFVSAETVLKKVPELYKIETLDQSSPATYYQLPDGKGKVGLIKPVSCKFCNRCNRMRLTAEGKIKYCLLSEETFDMKKSLRNEKEINGAVKKTILNKPKDHQLESNSYITTNMFNIGG from the coding sequence ATGAAAGACAACTATGGAAGAACAATCAACTACTTAAGAGTATCGGTAACAAACCGTTGCAATTTAAAATGTCAGTATTGTATACCAAAGTCAATGACGTATAAAGAAAATGAAAAAGCGTTATTAAGCTTAGATGAATTGTATCAAGTGATTAAAGCCTACTGTGAAATCGGCATTAATAAAGTTCGTATTACAGGTGGAGAACCTTTGGTTAGAGAGGGGATTATTGAATGGATATCCAGAGTATCAAAGCTCCCCCAAATTAAAGACTTAGCCATGACAACCAATGGGGTACTCCTAAAAAAATATGCAAAAGACTTAAAAGAAGCAGGTTTAAATCGATTGAATATTAGTTTAGACAGTTTGGACCCAGACAGTTACAAATCAATAACAGGTGGCGGTCAATTATCCAGTGTTTTAGAAGGTATTCAAACAGCACAAATGGTTGGATTGGCTGAGATAAAAATTAATACGGTTTTAATCAAAGATTTTAATGATCATTGTATTACAAGTTTTGTGGATTGGACAAAAAAGGAAGCAATAGACGTTAGGTTTATTGAGTTAATGCCAATCGGTGAAGGTATTCAATGGTCAAAAGATAGATTTGTATCAGCAGAAACGGTTCTTAAGAAAGTACCAGAACTTTACAAAATAGAAACCTTAGACCAATCCTCTCCTGCTACATACTATCAATTACCAGATGGAAAGGGAAAAGTAGGCTTGATCAAACCGGTTTCTTGTAAATTTTGCAACCGCTGTAACAGAATGCGACTGACAGCAGAAGGTAAAATAAAGTACTGTTTGCTTTCAGAAGAAACTTTTGATATGAAAAAAAGTTTAAGAAATGAAAAAGAGATTAATGGTGCTGTTAAAAAGACCATACTTAACAAACCAAAGGACCATCAACTGGAAAGTAATAGTTATATAACCACCAATATGTTTAATATAGGAGGATGA
- a CDS encoding MOSC domain-containing protein — protein sequence MNNIGNVVSINRSSQKGVVKIPIANGVFIDDFGLKEDAHGGVPIRQVSLLGLESIHKMEDQLNKSLPYGSFAENLTTEGIELFTLPIGTILKIGETIQEVSKIGKECHKGCAIFKEVGKCIMPVEGIFTKVIQGGMVKAGDTIIIERQ from the coding sequence ATGAATAACATTGGAAATGTAGTTTCCATTAATAGGAGTAGTCAAAAAGGTGTTGTAAAAATACCTATAGCCAATGGGGTGTTCATAGATGATTTTGGTTTAAAAGAAGATGCCCATGGCGGTGTGCCTATTCGACAGGTCAGTTTATTAGGGCTGGAAAGTATTCATAAAATGGAAGATCAGTTAAATAAATCCTTACCTTATGGGAGTTTTGCAGAGAATTTAACCACAGAAGGCATTGAACTTTTTACATTACCTATTGGAACAATACTTAAGATTGGTGAGACCATTCAAGAAGTATCCAAAATCGGAAAAGAATGTCATAAAGGTTGTGCAATCTTTAAAGAAGTCGGTAAGTGCATTATGCCAGTTGAAGGCATTTTTACTAAAGTGATACAAGGTGGTATGGTAAAGGCAGGAGACACCATTATTATTGAAAGGCAATAA
- the dpaL gene encoding diaminopropionate ammonia-lyase, which yields MNKEIKWTKNNMKLKDQEVGNTPLIDEKTSEEVKNFHSSFEEYQVTPLRHLGYFSESVGIKKVLVKDESYRFGLNAFKVLGAAYAMGKTLAQRLGKSIDELPFSVLKSPEVKKELGEVAFLSTTDGNHGRGVAWTANQLGQKASIFMPKGTTQNRLNHILKLGANAEITDYNYDDTVRWMVEEGKKTNAEIIQDTAWEGYEDVPRWIMQGYSTVAKETIEQLGDKQPTHIFLQAGVGAFAAIMTSIFINHYKDNPPKIIILEANQADCFYQSIQEEKVIPVTGDLNTIMAGLACGEPNPLAWEILSTNADVFVSVPDWVSAKGMRILGNPLSTDPKVISGESGAVGVGLLSVLNLDENKALKEALEIDEDSIVLNFSTEGDTDANTYREIVWDGKYPME from the coding sequence ATGAATAAAGAAATCAAATGGACTAAAAACAATATGAAATTAAAGGATCAAGAAGTGGGCAATACGCCGTTAATTGATGAAAAAACAAGTGAAGAGGTAAAAAATTTCCATAGCAGTTTTGAAGAGTATCAAGTGACACCCTTACGTCATTTGGGATATTTTTCTGAAAGTGTTGGTATTAAAAAAGTTCTTGTCAAGGATGAGTCTTATCGATTTGGACTCAATGCTTTTAAAGTATTAGGTGCTGCTTACGCAATGGGTAAAACATTAGCACAAAGGTTAGGTAAATCTATAGATGAATTGCCTTTTTCAGTTTTAAAGTCACCTGAAGTAAAAAAAGAACTAGGAGAAGTTGCATTTTTATCTACAACAGATGGCAATCACGGTAGAGGTGTTGCTTGGACAGCTAATCAATTAGGACAAAAAGCAAGTATTTTTATGCCAAAGGGTACCACACAAAATAGACTCAATCACATACTCAAATTAGGTGCTAATGCTGAAATTACAGACTATAATTATGATGATACGGTACGTTGGATGGTTGAAGAAGGCAAAAAAACCAATGCAGAGATCATTCAAGACACCGCTTGGGAAGGTTATGAAGATGTACCCAGATGGATTATGCAAGGTTATTCTACAGTTGCTAAAGAAACCATTGAACAATTGGGAGACAAACAACCCACTCATATATTTTTACAAGCAGGAGTAGGTGCTTTTGCAGCAATAATGACCTCAATTTTTATTAATCATTACAAAGACAATCCGCCTAAAATTATCATTTTAGAAGCGAATCAAGCAGATTGTTTTTATCAATCTATACAAGAAGAAAAAGTCATACCAGTAACAGGTGATTTGAACACCATTATGGCAGGTCTAGCTTGTGGAGAGCCTAATCCCTTAGCGTGGGAGATATTAAGCACAAATGCCGATGTATTTGTTTCTGTACCAGATTGGGTTTCTGCAAAAGGTATGCGTATATTAGGTAATCCATTGAGTACAGACCCCAAAGTGATTTCTGGTGAATCTGGAGCAGTTGGTGTCGGTTTGTTAAGTGTATTAAATCTTGATGAGAACAAAGCATTAAAAGAAGCGTTAGAAATAGATGAAGATTCTATCGTCTTAAACTTTAGTACAGAAGGTGATACAGACGCCAATACTTATAGAGAAATTGTTTGGGATGGTAAATATCCTATGGAATAG
- the moaC gene encoding cyclic pyranopterin monophosphate synthase MoaC, whose amino-acid sequence MEWTHFNKEGRAKMVDVSDKKDTKRVAIARGSVKMKPSTVQRIKDQFIQKGDVLSVAQIAGVMGAKETSRLIPMCHPLFLTGVNLQFEFEDNGIIIESQVKTTGQTGVEMEALTAVSIASLTIYDMCKAIDQEMVIEGIKLIKKTGGKSGDFIREEC is encoded by the coding sequence ATGGAATGGACACACTTTAATAAAGAGGGTCGAGCAAAAATGGTAGATGTAAGTGACAAAAAAGATACCAAAAGAGTAGCCATCGCTAGAGGCAGTGTAAAGATGAAACCATCAACGGTCCAAAGGATAAAAGATCAATTCATACAAAAGGGTGACGTGCTTTCAGTTGCTCAGATTGCAGGCGTTATGGGTGCCAAAGAAACAAGTCGCTTGATCCCCATGTGTCATCCCCTTTTTTTAACAGGTGTGAATTTGCAATTTGAATTTGAAGACAATGGCATTATTATAGAAAGCCAAGTAAAAACAACAGGTCAAACAGGTGTAGAAATGGAAGCGTTAACAGCCGTTTCCATTGCATCATTAACCATATATGATATGTGCAAAGCCATTGATCAAGAGATGGTTATAGAAGGAATTAAGTTGATCAAAAAAACAGGAGGCAAATCAGGTGATTTCATAAGGGAGGAATGCTAA
- a CDS encoding 4Fe-4S binding protein — MSQKLKTTICGIDLENPLMPASGPLVGDDEKMLAIAGFKVGAMVTKTISKEGAMVPRPCIYGGRDYIMNAELWSEFEPSQWIDEFLPNVKENMKIPLIISVGYNKEDMALLIPQLDPFADAFEISTHYVGKNLNDIAETVRTIRANTDKPFFMKISPHIPDPIAFAKMVLENGGNGVVAINSLGPTMKIDLNKRQVLVGNELGEVWSSGPAIKPLALALVHRIKKALPQCTVIGVGGIATAQDVIEFLLAGADGVQMLSAAMLQGKDLYKKIIKDLPQTLDQYGFKSIEEVIQTRLKPVDITYTIKNYPQIIKEKCILCKKCEKVCPYFAIKYCDESIYMDESKCFGCGLCQSQCPVKAIENVF; from the coding sequence ATGAGCCAAAAACTAAAAACAACAATCTGTGGCATCGACTTAGAAAACCCATTGATGCCCGCATCTGGTCCACTGGTTGGAGATGATGAAAAAATGTTAGCCATCGCTGGCTTTAAAGTAGGCGCTATGGTAACAAAAACCATCTCGAAAGAAGGTGCTATGGTGCCTAGGCCGTGTATATATGGCGGCAGAGATTATATTATGAATGCAGAACTTTGGTCGGAATTTGAACCCAGTCAATGGATTGATGAGTTTTTACCAAATGTTAAAGAAAATATGAAGATACCTTTAATAATCAGTGTCGGTTATAACAAAGAAGATATGGCATTGCTCATTCCCCAATTGGATCCTTTTGCAGATGCATTTGAAATATCTACTCATTATGTGGGAAAAAATTTAAATGACATTGCAGAAACAGTAAGAACCATTAGAGCCAATACGGATAAACCCTTCTTTATGAAAATAAGTCCTCATATTCCAGATCCCATTGCCTTTGCAAAGATGGTATTAGAGAATGGAGGGAATGGGGTTGTTGCAATCAATTCTCTAGGTCCTACAATGAAAATAGATTTAAATAAAAGACAGGTATTAGTAGGCAATGAATTAGGAGAAGTATGGAGTTCAGGGCCTGCTATAAAACCCTTGGCATTAGCGTTGGTACATAGAATCAAAAAAGCATTGCCTCAATGTACGGTTATTGGTGTTGGCGGTATTGCCACGGCACAAGACGTGATTGAGTTTTTATTAGCAGGAGCAGATGGTGTTCAAATGCTATCAGCAGCTATGTTACAAGGTAAAGATTTATATAAAAAAATAATAAAAGACTTACCTCAAACATTAGATCAATATGGTTTTAAATCCATTGAAGAAGTGATTCAAACAAGATTAAAACCAGTGGATATCACCTACACCATAAAGAATTATCCTCAGATTATAAAAGAAAAATGTATTTTATGTAAAAAATGCGAAAAAGTCTGTCCTTATTTTGCTATAAAATACTGTGATGAAAGCATTTATATGGATGAATCAAAATGTTTTGGGTGCGGCTTATGTCAGTCTCAATGTCCAGTAAAAGCAATAGAGAATGTTTTTTAA
- a CDS encoding MogA/MoaB family molybdenum cofactor biosynthesis protein — MFSVGIITASDTGYKREREDISGQLIQKVVTEKGYQVKAYKIVPDEQKILKETMIHMCDTLKVNLILTTGGTGLSKRDVTPEATQAIIEKEALGISEAIRYYGLLKTSRAMLSRGISGIRKDTLIINLPGSPKAVQESLDSIMDAIHHGLEILTGSVHDCGKNE; from the coding sequence ATGTTTAGTGTAGGCATTATAACAGCCAGTGATACAGGTTATAAAAGGGAACGTGAAGACATTAGTGGTCAACTGATACAAAAAGTGGTTACTGAAAAAGGGTATCAGGTTAAAGCTTATAAAATTGTTCCAGATGAACAAAAAATACTCAAAGAAACAATGATTCATATGTGTGATACATTAAAGGTTAATTTGATTCTTACAACAGGAGGAACAGGACTAAGCAAAAGAGATGTAACCCCAGAAGCAACCCAAGCCATTATAGAAAAAGAAGCCTTAGGCATTAGTGAAGCCATTAGATACTATGGTTTATTAAAGACATCTAGAGCCATGTTGTCTAGAGGTATTTCTGGTATTAGAAAAGATACGTTGATTATTAACTTGCCAGGCAGTCCAAAAGCAGTTCAAGAGTCTTTGGACAGTATAATGGATGCAATACACCATGGACTAGAAATATTAACAGGAAGTGTTCATGACTGTGGAAAAAATGAGTGA
- a CDS encoding amidohydrolase family protein → MKALINANVFDFESYVENQYILFEKEIIETGPMKDFVGADKVYDCQGSLVMPTFVLGHTHIYSAFAKGWITPFAPNSFKALLEQMWWKLDRGLNLESIYYSGLVSGMEFIKNGVTTVIDHHASGLDIRGSLNTLKQSLCEEIGLRGIFCFESSDRFNIEECIEENITFANYSTDQYAGLFGMHASLSLSDASLKKIATASKDLPIHIHVAESIEDQQDCLALYGTRVIERLDAFDLLRPNSILSHCIHLDEKELEQLSKKDIAIALNPTSNMNNGVGLPNYEQMKEKNIVSLLGNDGLGYNFTREINNFLFTMHHKALNPTAVDLNDVKTLMTNNYAYASQMLNCSLGKIEKGYKADFMTIPYTPFTPMNANNAMGHFFYGICDHFRPENVWCNGVIKLEGYEMKLKEEAIYLQAQKIAKAVWERIAY, encoded by the coding sequence ATGAAAGCTTTAATCAACGCCAATGTATTTGACTTTGAAAGTTACGTAGAAAATCAATATATACTTTTTGAGAAAGAAATAATAGAAACGGGTCCGATGAAAGATTTTGTAGGAGCAGATAAAGTCTATGATTGTCAAGGGAGTCTTGTCATGCCTACTTTTGTATTAGGGCATACCCACATTTATTCTGCTTTTGCAAAAGGTTGGATAACGCCATTTGCGCCAAATAGTTTTAAAGCGTTATTAGAGCAAATGTGGTGGAAACTTGATAGGGGATTAAATCTGGAAAGCATTTATTACAGCGGACTTGTAAGTGGTATGGAATTTATTAAAAATGGTGTGACAACAGTTATTGATCACCATGCCAGTGGGTTAGACATAAGAGGTAGTTTAAATACACTCAAACAAAGTTTATGTGAAGAGATAGGCCTTAGAGGAATATTTTGTTTTGAAAGTAGTGACCGTTTTAATATAGAAGAGTGTATAGAGGAAAATATAACCTTTGCTAATTATAGTACAGACCAATACGCCGGTTTATTTGGGATGCATGCATCACTGTCTTTATCTGATGCATCTTTAAAAAAGATTGCAACAGCAAGCAAAGACTTGCCTATTCATATTCATGTGGCTGAAAGCATTGAAGATCAGCAAGATTGTTTGGCATTATATGGCACAAGAGTTATAGAACGTTTAGATGCATTTGATTTATTAAGACCTAATTCCATTTTATCTCATTGTATCCACTTAGATGAAAAGGAATTAGAGCAACTTTCTAAAAAAGATATTGCCATAGCTCTTAATCCTACATCTAATATGAATAATGGCGTAGGATTGCCTAATTATGAACAAATGAAAGAGAAAAATATTGTATCTCTATTAGGGAACGATGGCTTAGGCTATAATTTCACAAGAGAAATTAACAATTTTCTTTTTACAATGCATCACAAAGCATTAAACCCAACAGCCGTTGATTTAAATGATGTCAAAACCTTAATGACTAACAATTATGCTTATGCCAGTCAGATGCTTAATTGTTCTCTAGGTAAGATAGAAAAAGGCTACAAAGCAGATTTTATGACCATACCTTACACGCCATTTACGCCAATGAATGCTAATAATGCTATGGGACATTTTTTTTACGGTATATGTGATCATTTTCGTCCTGAAAATGTATGGTGTAACGGCGTTATAAAATTAGAAGGTTATGAAATGAAGTTAAAAGAGGAAGCAATTTATCTTCAAGCCCAAAAAATAGCCAAAGCTGTATGGGAAAGGATAGCGTATTAA